In Streptomyces sp. P3, one DNA window encodes the following:
- the rph gene encoding rifamycin-inactivating phosphotransferase produces MNGPYVWDLHDVDNTQAAAVGGKGANLGELSRIEGVRVPAGFCVTTDAFRRIMAQAPSMDDRLDRLARLDPEDAEAVRTLSAEIRRTIEGIAVPGELAEAIAGALAGLGEGTAWAVRSSATAEDLPTASFAGQQDTYLNVVGPAAVLRHVSRCWASLFTERAVVYRRRNGIDHRTVHMAVVVQQMVFPEASGILFTADPVTGNRKVATVDAGFGLGEALVSGLVNPDVLRVRDGEVVARTIAAKHRALHALPGGGTREVAVDPQRQEQPALTDAQAVRLVGIGRRIEAHFGCPQDIEWCLVDGDFRIVQSRPITTLFPVPVREAGDRENRVYVSVGHGQMMTDPMKPLGLSMWRRTAMVPMHEAGGRLFVDVTPRLASPASRAGLLDVIGRGDPLTRDALETVLERDDFVTSLPGTAPGGPPVGGAFDPTETDPSVVGELIGRSQESVAALERDLRTKSGPALFDLLSAAFEEHKRVLSDPLNIRAIMVAMEGTWWLNDRLREWLGEKNAADTLTLSAPDNVTSEMGLALLDVADVIRPYPEVVAFLQGVRDEDFLDGLAGLAGGAEARDAIEAYLDRYGMRCVGEIDITRPRWRERPDTLVPVILDNVRNIEPGTAERRFEEGRQKARKKAAEVVSRLRALPDGDRKADETQRMIDQVRAFIGYREYPKYGIISRYFLYKQALLREAERLVRAGVLAAVEDVFYLTFQEFHDVSRSNQLDEQLIQRRKEAFRSYHALTPPRVLTSDGEALTGAYRRDDVPAGALVGLPVSAGIVEGRARVVLDMTQADLETGDILVTTYTDPSWSPLFVGITGLVTEVGGLMTHGAVIAREYGLPAVVGVERATRLIRDGQRIRVHATDGYVEILP; encoded by the coding sequence ATGAACGGGCCGTACGTGTGGGATCTTCACGACGTCGACAACACGCAGGCCGCGGCCGTCGGCGGCAAGGGCGCGAACCTCGGCGAACTGTCGCGGATCGAGGGTGTCCGTGTACCGGCCGGGTTCTGTGTGACGACGGACGCCTTCCGGCGGATCATGGCACAGGCGCCGTCGATGGACGATCGACTGGATCGGCTGGCGCGTCTGGACCCGGAGGACGCGGAGGCGGTCCGCACGCTGAGTGCGGAGATCCGCCGGACCATCGAAGGGATCGCCGTTCCGGGCGAGTTGGCGGAAGCGATCGCCGGGGCGCTCGCCGGGCTGGGTGAGGGGACCGCCTGGGCCGTTCGCTCCAGCGCGACGGCGGAGGACCTTCCGACGGCGTCCTTCGCCGGCCAGCAGGACACGTATCTGAACGTCGTGGGACCGGCGGCGGTTCTCCGCCATGTCAGCCGGTGCTGGGCCTCGCTGTTCACCGAGCGCGCCGTGGTGTACCGCCGGCGCAACGGGATCGACCACCGCACGGTGCACATGGCCGTGGTCGTGCAGCAGATGGTCTTCCCCGAGGCGTCCGGCATCCTGTTCACGGCCGACCCCGTCACCGGCAACCGGAAGGTCGCCACCGTGGACGCCGGCTTCGGCCTCGGCGAGGCCCTCGTCTCCGGCCTGGTGAACCCGGACGTCCTCAGGGTGCGCGACGGCGAGGTCGTCGCGAGGACGATCGCCGCCAAACACCGGGCTCTGCACGCGCTGCCGGGCGGCGGTACGCGAGAGGTGGCCGTCGACCCGCAGCGGCAGGAGCAGCCGGCGCTGACGGATGCGCAGGCCGTGCGGCTCGTCGGGATAGGGCGGCGGATCGAAGCGCACTTCGGCTGCCCGCAGGACATCGAGTGGTGCCTCGTCGACGGCGACTTCCGGATCGTCCAGAGCCGGCCGATCACGACGCTGTTCCCGGTCCCCGTCCGCGAGGCCGGCGACCGGGAGAACCGCGTCTACGTCTCCGTCGGTCATGGGCAGATGATGACCGACCCCATGAAGCCCCTGGGGCTGTCCATGTGGCGGCGGACGGCCATGGTCCCGATGCACGAGGCAGGAGGGCGGCTGTTCGTCGACGTCACCCCGCGCCTGGCCTCGCCGGCGAGCCGCGCCGGCCTCCTGGACGTCATCGGGAGGGGCGATCCGCTGACCAGGGACGCGCTGGAGACCGTCCTCGAGCGCGACGACTTCGTGACGTCGCTGCCCGGCACTGCTCCCGGCGGGCCGCCGGTCGGCGGTGCGTTCGACCCGACCGAGACCGATCCGTCCGTCGTCGGCGAACTGATCGGCCGCAGCCAGGAGTCCGTCGCCGCCCTGGAGCGCGACCTCCGCACCAAGAGCGGACCGGCGCTGTTCGACTTGCTGTCGGCGGCCTTCGAGGAGCACAAGCGCGTCCTCAGCGATCCGTTGAACATCCGGGCGATCATGGTGGCGATGGAGGGCACCTGGTGGCTCAACGACAGGCTGCGGGAGTGGCTGGGCGAGAAGAACGCGGCCGACACGCTCACGCTCTCCGCCCCCGACAACGTCACGTCGGAGATGGGCCTCGCGCTGCTCGACGTCGCGGACGTGATCCGCCCGTATCCGGAGGTGGTGGCGTTCCTGCAGGGCGTCCGGGACGAGGACTTCCTCGACGGACTGGCCGGACTCGCGGGCGGGGCCGAGGCGCGCGACGCCATCGAGGCGTACCTCGACCGGTACGGCATGCGCTGCGTCGGCGAGATCGACATCACACGACCACGTTGGCGCGAGCGGCCCGACACGCTCGTGCCCGTGATCCTCGACAACGTCAGGAACATCGAGCCCGGCACCGCCGAGCGGCGCTTCGAGGAGGGCCGGCAGAAGGCGCGGAAGAAGGCGGCCGAGGTGGTGTCACGCCTGCGGGCCCTGCCGGACGGTGACCGCAAGGCCGACGAGACGCAGCGGATGATCGACCAGGTCCGAGCCTTCATCGGGTACCGGGAGTACCCCAAGTACGGCATCATCAGCCGCTACTTCCTCTACAAGCAGGCCCTGCTGAGGGAGGCCGAACGCCTCGTCCGGGCCGGTGTGCTCGCCGCGGTGGAGGACGTCTTCTACCTCACGTTCCAGGAGTTCCACGACGTCTCGCGCTCGAACCAGTTGGACGAACAGCTCATCCAGCGGCGCAAGGAAGCGTTCCGGTCGTACCACGCGCTGACGCCGCCCCGGGTCCTCACCTCGGACGGCGAGGCCCTCACCGGGGCGTACCGACGCGACGACGTGCCGGCCGGCGCTCTGGTCGGCCTCCCGGTCTCGGCCGGGATCGTCGAGGGAAGGGCCCGCGTCGTCCTGGACATGACGCAGGCCGAT
- a CDS encoding DUF1772 domain-containing protein has translation MLNALEVFTTVVVGVMVGVEFSVAFVINPILNALPEDSAQLGHAHGGRMLGAVMPVWYIGSLVLVAVWAVAGRHHAGTGLVVTAAGLLILSVVMSILLLVPINNRNKAWTPGNRPADWKEQLNRWNRFHYVRVAVIIAAFALLVAALA, from the coding sequence ATGCTCAACGCACTCGAAGTGTTCACCACCGTGGTCGTCGGCGTGATGGTGGGGGTGGAGTTCTCCGTCGCCTTCGTCATCAACCCGATCCTCAACGCGCTCCCCGAGGACAGCGCCCAGCTCGGCCACGCCCACGGGGGCCGGATGCTGGGCGCGGTCATGCCGGTCTGGTACATCGGCTCGCTCGTCCTCGTCGCGGTCTGGGCCGTCGCCGGACGGCATCACGCGGGCACCGGTCTCGTCGTCACCGCCGCCGGACTGCTGATCCTCAGCGTGGTCATGTCGATCCTGCTGCTCGTCCCGATCAACAACCGGAACAAGGCGTGGACCCCCGGGAACCGGCCCGCCGACTGGAAAGAACAGCTGAACCGCTGGAACCGCTTCCACTACGTCCGCGTCGCCGTCATCATCGCGGCCTTCGCCCTGCTCGTCGCCGCCCTCGCCTGA